In Calothrix sp. PCC 7507, one DNA window encodes the following:
- a CDS encoding methyltransferase domain-containing protein — translation MSTTLYQQIQQFYDASSGLWEQVWGEHMHHGYYGPNGTHKIDRRQAQIDLIEELLRWAKVETAENILDVGCGIGGSSLYLAEKFHARATGITLSPVQAARATERAQAANLSHRSQFLVADAQATPFADDSFDLVWSLESGEHMPDKTKFLEECYRVLKPGGKLIMVTWCHRPTDVSPLTADEQKHLQEIYRVYCLPYVISLPEYTAIARQLPLQNIRTADWSAAVAPFWDVVIDSALTPQAIWGLLSSGWTTIQGALALGLMRRGYERGLIRFGLLCGNK, via the coding sequence ATGAGCACAACACTTTACCAGCAAATTCAGCAATTTTACGATGCTTCCTCTGGTCTGTGGGAACAGGTTTGGGGTGAACACATGCATCACGGCTATTACGGTCCAAATGGTACGCACAAAATAGACCGTCGTCAGGCTCAGATTGATTTAATTGAGGAATTGCTCAGATGGGCAAAGGTGGAAACGGCAGAGAATATCCTGGATGTGGGTTGTGGTATTGGTGGGAGTTCTCTGTACCTAGCAGAAAAGTTTCATGCTAGAGCCACAGGTATCACTTTAAGTCCTGTACAAGCCGCTAGAGCCACAGAACGCGCTCAAGCCGCTAATTTGAGTCATAGAAGTCAGTTTCTGGTCGCTGATGCTCAAGCAACGCCCTTTGCTGATGATTCTTTTGATTTGGTATGGTCGCTAGAAAGTGGTGAACACATGCCAGATAAAACTAAGTTCCTAGAGGAGTGCTACCGGGTATTAAAACCTGGTGGCAAATTAATTATGGTGACTTGGTGTCATCGACCGACGGATGTGTCACCACTGACGGCGGATGAGCAGAAGCATTTGCAGGAAATTTATCGGGTGTATTGTTTGCCTTATGTAATTTCTCTACCAGAATATACAGCGATCGCTCGTCAACTTCCATTACAAAATATCCGTACTGCTGATTGGTCGGCTGCTGTCGCCCCATTTTGGGATGTGGTGATTGATTCGGCGTTGACTCCCCAGGCAATTTGGGGGCTACTCAGTTCCGGTTGGACGACGATTCAAGGGGCGCTGGCGCTGGGATTGATGCGTCGGGGTTATGAGCGGGGATTGATTAGATTTGGGTTGTTGTGTGGAAATAAGTGA
- a CDS encoding homogentisate phytyltransferase: MNQFSEQGQRSSGVGGGWLDAMWRFSRPHTIIGTSLSVLALYLIAVAVGNGNYSVFSVLGAWIACLCGNVYIVGLNQLEDVEIDKINKPYLPIASGEFSQRQGQLIVAVTGILALVIAALTGPFLLGMVVISLVIGTAYSLPPIRLKRFPFWAALCIFSVRGTIVNLGLFLHFSGRSLENLAIPPTVWVLTVFIVVFTFAIAIFKDIPDMEGDLRYNITTFTIQLGSQAVFNLALWVITLCYLGMILVGITHLASVNPLFLVISHLVVLVWMWLQSWAVDLEDKNAIAQFYQFIWKLFFIEYLIFPISCLLA; the protein is encoded by the coding sequence ATGAATCAGTTTTCTGAGCAAGGGCAAAGGTCTTCTGGCGTTGGGGGTGGCTGGCTGGATGCTATGTGGAGATTTTCTCGTCCACATACGATTATTGGCACTAGTTTGAGTGTGTTGGCTTTATATTTAATTGCTGTTGCTGTTGGCAATGGTAACTATTCTGTATTTTCAGTTTTGGGCGCTTGGATTGCTTGTTTGTGTGGCAATGTTTATATTGTGGGTTTGAATCAACTAGAAGATGTTGAGATCGACAAGATTAATAAGCCTTACTTACCGATTGCATCAGGGGAGTTTTCTCAGAGACAAGGGCAATTAATTGTTGCTGTTACTGGTATTTTGGCGCTGGTTATAGCGGCGTTAACTGGGCCATTTTTGTTGGGGATGGTGGTGATTAGTTTGGTGATTGGGACTGCATATTCTTTGCCACCTATTCGTTTGAAGCGGTTTCCTTTTTGGGCGGCTTTGTGTATTTTTTCGGTGCGGGGGACTATTGTTAATTTGGGTCTATTTTTGCATTTCAGTGGGCGATCGCTAGAAAATTTGGCGATTCCACCTACTGTGTGGGTGCTGACGGTGTTTATTGTGGTGTTTACCTTTGCGATCGCTATCTTTAAGGATATCCCCGATATGGAAGGCGATCTTCGTTACAATATCACTACTTTCACCATCCAACTCGGCTCACAAGCAGTCTTTAATCTCGCACTTTGGGTAATCACGCTCTGCTATTTGGGAATGATTTTAGTTGGTATCACCCATCTGGCATCAGTTAACCCACTCTTCTTGGTCATTAGTCATCTAGTAGTGCTGGTTTGGATGTGGTTACAAAGTTGGGCGGTAGACTTAGAAGATAAAAATGCGATCGCTCAATTTTACCAATTCATCTGGAAACTGTTTTTCATTGAATATCTAATCTTCCCCATTTCCTGTCTTTTGGCTTAA
- a CDS encoding M48 family metallopeptidase, whose product MLETLSITDIFAIAVVVSSIALLIYFAGKTLITSKFFETGVNLYQQQDYQGAETAFRKVISLNSTNDVVRLMLGDVLNQQGKKEEAKEWFDEVIRRSPKNPQGYLRLANFLMQQNQLEAAKTNLQQAQGLLQKQRQPEKAAQINQLLDKMSAKSS is encoded by the coding sequence ATGCTAGAAACCTTGTCAATAACTGACATTTTTGCCATTGCTGTAGTAGTTTCCAGTATTGCCTTGCTCATTTATTTTGCTGGAAAAACATTGATTACCTCAAAATTCTTTGAAACAGGTGTTAATCTTTATCAGCAGCAAGATTATCAAGGTGCAGAGACAGCATTCCGCAAAGTAATTTCCTTAAACTCTACTAATGATGTAGTGCGCTTAATGTTGGGAGATGTTTTAAACCAGCAAGGCAAAAAAGAAGAAGCAAAAGAATGGTTTGATGAAGTGATTCGCCGCAGTCCAAAAAACCCTCAAGGTTACTTACGACTGGCAAATTTCCTGATGCAGCAAAATCAGCTAGAAGCAGCTAAGACTAACCTACAACAAGCTCAGGGTTTATTACAAAAACAGCGCCAACCTGAAAAAGCTGCACAAATCAACCAGCTTTTAGACAAGATGAGCGCTAAATCAAGTTAA
- a CDS encoding DOPA 4,5-dioxygenase family protein, with translation MEKDIIKITGFHAHVYFDPMSREAATRIREGLDTKFDVRLGRWHDQPVGPHPKAMYQVAFLPNQFDKVVPWLMLNREGLVILVHPETGNDVADHTDNSLWLGEKLELNIDFLRR, from the coding sequence GTGGAAAAAGATATCATCAAGATTACTGGTTTTCACGCTCATGTTTACTTCGACCCTATGAGTCGTGAAGCCGCTACCCGTATACGAGAAGGATTAGACACTAAATTTGACGTGCGGCTAGGACGCTGGCATGATCAGCCTGTGGGCCCCCACCCCAAAGCGATGTATCAAGTGGCTTTTTTGCCAAATCAATTTGACAAAGTCGTCCCTTGGTTGATGCTCAATCGTGAAGGGTTAGTAATTCTCGTCCACCCGGAAACAGGTAACGACGTAGCAGATCACACAGATAATTCCCTGTGGTTGGGAGAGAAGCTAGAATTAAATATTGATTTCTTGCGACGTTAA
- a CDS encoding SDR family oxidoreductase, with protein sequence MPKEKTLQPPQQQKPPGMESEMNPKPKADDANYRGSGKLQDKVAIITGGDSGIGRAIAIAFAKEGADVAIVYLQEHDDAKETQEGVENQGRRALTIAGDITDETFCQQIVQKTVDEFGKLDILINNAAEQHPQKSIEDISKEQLERTFRTNIFSMFYLTKAAIKHLHPGSAIINTTSVTAYKGNPQLLDYSSTKGAIVAFTRSLSQNLVEKGIRVNAVAPGPIWTPLITSTFPEEKVATFGQQVPMKRPGQPEEVAPSYVFLASDDASYISGQVLHPNGGEVING encoded by the coding sequence ATGCCAAAAGAAAAAACCTTACAACCACCCCAGCAACAGAAACCACCAGGTATGGAATCAGAAATGAATCCAAAACCAAAAGCAGACGATGCTAATTATCGTGGTAGTGGCAAACTTCAAGATAAAGTAGCAATAATTACGGGTGGAGATAGTGGTATTGGTCGTGCTATAGCAATAGCATTTGCTAAAGAAGGTGCAGATGTGGCTATAGTTTATCTCCAGGAACACGATGACGCCAAAGAAACTCAAGAGGGAGTGGAAAACCAAGGACGTCGGGCGCTTACCATCGCAGGTGATATTACTGATGAAACCTTTTGTCAACAAATTGTCCAAAAAACAGTAGATGAGTTTGGTAAACTTGATATTCTCATCAATAACGCCGCTGAACAACATCCACAAAAGAGTATTGAAGATATCAGCAAAGAGCAATTAGAGCGCACTTTCCGCACCAATATTTTCTCAATGTTTTACTTAACTAAAGCGGCAATTAAACACTTGCACCCAGGAAGTGCAATTATCAATACCACATCAGTAACAGCTTATAAAGGTAATCCACAACTACTTGATTACTCTTCCACAAAAGGTGCGATCGTCGCTTTTACTCGTTCCTTATCACAAAATTTAGTCGAAAAGGGAATTCGTGTTAATGCTGTGGCACCAGGGCCAATTTGGACACCTTTAATCACCTCTACTTTCCCAGAAGAAAAAGTTGCCACTTTCGGTCAACAAGTACCAATGAAAAGACCTGGACAACCTGAAGAAGTTGCACCCAGCTATGTATTTTTAGCCTCGGATGATGCTTCTTATATATCTGGTCAAGTGTTACATCCTAATGGGGGAGAAGTAATCAATGGCTAA
- a CDS encoding DUF11 domain-containing protein, translating into MTFTFSWMRRKELFFTLTFLSIFTYNSGVSKAQTSAISNTARGGANGIAPSNSNTVRLTATQAALEIIKTGDRAAAEPGDTVVYRLAISNRGTAVARNLSITDRLPLGIRLINKSLTGTLNNTKIELNSSRANQTITITPNPSIELQPNQTLNIEYAAEITPDAIRGTGRNLAQAQASGLISNQASHILRIRPGIISDCGTLIGRVFIDKNFDGEQQTNEPGIPNAVIYMDDGNRIVTDSNGLYSLSNVIAGYRAATLDLTSLPGYALAPNKHFIEKNSLSRMVKLAPSSMVRINFGVTPAFAGEQR; encoded by the coding sequence ATGACATTTACTTTCTCCTGGATGAGGCGTAAGGAACTCTTTTTTACGCTCACATTTCTAAGTATATTTACTTATAATAGCGGAGTAAGCAAAGCGCAAACAAGCGCAATCAGCAACACAGCAAGGGGAGGAGCAAACGGGATAGCACCAAGCAACTCAAACACAGTCAGACTAACAGCAACACAAGCAGCCCTAGAAATAATCAAAACCGGAGACAGAGCAGCAGCAGAACCAGGAGACACAGTAGTATACCGACTAGCAATCAGCAACAGAGGCACAGCAGTAGCCAGAAACCTCAGCATCACAGACAGACTACCCCTGGGAATCAGACTGATTAATAAATCACTCACAGGCACACTCAACAACACAAAAATAGAACTCAATAGCAGCAGAGCCAACCAAACAATCACCATCACCCCCAACCCCAGCATCGAACTACAACCAAACCAAACCCTCAACATAGAATACGCCGCCGAAATCACACCAGACGCCATCAGAGGCACAGGGAGAAACCTCGCACAAGCCCAAGCCAGCGGACTCATCAGCAACCAAGCCAGCCACATATTAAGAATCAGACCAGGAATCATCTCAGACTGCGGCACATTAATCGGGCGAGTATTCATCGACAAAAACTTCGACGGCGAACAACAAACCAACGAACCAGGCATCCCCAACGCCGTCATCTACATGGACGACGGCAACCGCATCGTCACCGACAGCAACGGACTCTACTCCCTAAGCAACGTCATCGCCGGATATCGAGCCGCCACACTAGACCTCACCAGCCTCCCAGGGTACGCACTCGCACCCAACAAACACTTCATCGAAAAAAACAGCCTCTCACGCATGGTGAAACTAGCACCAAGCAGCATGGTCCGCATCAACTTTGGAGTCACACCAGCCTTCGCCGGAGAACAGCGATGA
- a CDS encoding DUF6737 family protein — translation MSEQKPLNPWNYKPWWCQPWSILLTGVTLISGSWLIFKIIWLTILISIPILIWMGFFLLIWPQLMIRSGVLDTYQSNNLGN, via the coding sequence ATGTCTGAACAAAAGCCTCTAAATCCTTGGAACTACAAACCTTGGTGGTGTCAACCCTGGTCTATACTTCTTACAGGTGTCACTTTGATTAGCGGTAGCTGGCTAATATTTAAAATTATCTGGCTAACAATTCTGATTTCCATCCCCATATTGATATGGATGGGCTTTTTCTTGTTAATCTGGCCACAACTAATGATTCGCAGTGGCGTTTTGGACACCTATCAAAGTAACAATTTGGGAAATTAA
- a CDS encoding DNA cytosine methyltransferase, which produces MSYVDQINHLLKPAPSRSPLVLDLFAGCGGLSLGFEAQGFSTHGFEMDADSCTTYQTNLKGNCTQIVLTPETELPLAKVIIGGPPCQPFSVGGNQKGLQDSRDGFPIFINAVKKLCPEIWLLENVRGLLYKNRWYLDEIVQSLQNLGYIVEWKLLNAVDFGVPQNRERLIVVGHKGNFRFPQLLTRNISAGEALGELAYQVPPESKFLTPSMDAYVAKYEKASFCKNPRDLYLDKPARTLTCRNLAGATGDMHRIKLPDGRRRRLFMREAARLQSFPDWFEFVGSETSCFNQVGNAVAPLFAFHLAGSVRDYLQSDSRLSPSKMAINF; this is translated from the coding sequence ATGAGCTACGTCGATCAGATAAATCATCTACTTAAACCTGCACCTTCCCGCAGTCCATTGGTATTAGACTTATTCGCTGGTTGTGGTGGTTTATCCCTTGGGTTTGAAGCACAGGGTTTTTCCACCCACGGCTTTGAAATGGATGCAGATTCCTGTACCACATATCAAACAAACTTAAAAGGAAACTGTACTCAAATTGTTCTCACACCAGAGACAGAATTACCACTCGCTAAAGTGATCATAGGTGGGCCACCCTGTCAACCTTTCAGCGTCGGCGGAAACCAAAAAGGTTTACAAGACTCACGGGATGGCTTTCCTATTTTTATTAATGCAGTCAAAAAGCTTTGTCCTGAAATTTGGCTCTTGGAAAATGTGCGAGGACTACTGTATAAAAACAGATGGTACTTGGATGAAATTGTCCAATCTCTTCAGAATTTAGGTTACATCGTCGAGTGGAAATTGTTAAATGCTGTTGATTTTGGCGTTCCTCAGAATCGTGAACGTTTGATAGTTGTCGGACATAAAGGAAACTTTAGATTTCCTCAATTACTAACAAGAAACATATCTGCAGGCGAGGCTTTAGGAGAACTTGCTTATCAAGTACCGCCAGAATCAAAATTCCTCACACCTAGCATGGATGCATATGTAGCCAAGTATGAAAAAGCTTCTTTTTGTAAAAATCCCCGTGATTTGTATTTAGATAAACCTGCAAGAACCTTGACTTGTAGAAACTTAGCTGGTGCTACAGGTGATATGCACAGAATTAAACTTCCTGATGGGAGACGGCGGCGTTTATTTATGAGAGAAGCTGCTAGGTTGCAAAGTTTTCCTGATTGGTTTGAATTTGTGGGTTCAGAAACCAGTTGTTTTAATCAAGTCGGAAATGCAGTTGCCCCATTATTTGCCTTTCACCTAGCTGGAAGTGTGAGAGATTATTTACAATCTGATAGCAGATTATCACCAAGCAAAATGGCGATAAATTTTTAG
- the murG gene encoding undecaprenyldiphospho-muramoylpentapeptide beta-N-acetylglucosaminyltransferase — protein MVDAPIRLLIAASGTGGHLFPAIALAEKLPDYEIEWLGVPNRLETQLVPKQYPLNTIAVEGFQQGFGISSLRILVKLISSILEVRRLLKQGKFQGVFTTGGYIAGPAVIAARSLGLPVVFHESNALPGKVTRFFGPWCTAVALGFAAATKYLPRAKNVCVGTPVRSQFLNARIDASLDLPIPDGVPLIIVFGGSQGAIGINKLVRQSAPAWFKAGAYVVHLTGEQDPDADSLQHPQYITLPFYHNMAALLRRANLAISRSGAGSLTELAVCGVPAILIPYPFAAEDHQTYNAEVFTKAGAALAFKQSELTSETLQNQVLSLLQSPIELAKMAEKAKAIAVPDSADKLASLVREILEM, from the coding sequence ATGGTAGATGCACCGATTAGATTACTAATAGCTGCCAGTGGGACTGGTGGACATTTGTTTCCAGCGATCGCACTGGCCGAAAAACTGCCAGATTACGAAATTGAATGGCTGGGTGTCCCCAATCGGCTGGAAACTCAGCTCGTGCCTAAACAGTATCCCTTGAATACTATTGCAGTTGAAGGGTTCCAACAAGGATTTGGCATATCATCTCTACGCATCTTGGTTAAACTCATCAGTTCGATTCTGGAAGTTAGGCGACTCCTGAAACAGGGGAAATTTCAAGGCGTGTTCACCACAGGGGGTTATATCGCTGGGCCAGCAGTTATTGCAGCGCGTTCCTTAGGATTACCCGTAGTTTTTCATGAATCTAACGCCTTACCTGGTAAAGTAACACGCTTTTTTGGCCCTTGGTGTACTGCCGTAGCGCTAGGGTTTGCAGCCGCTACCAAGTACTTACCTCGTGCCAAAAATGTCTGCGTAGGTACTCCCGTGCGATCTCAATTCCTCAATGCAAGAATTGATGCCTCGCTAGATTTACCGATTCCTGACGGCGTTCCTTTAATTATCGTCTTTGGTGGTAGCCAAGGTGCCATTGGTATCAATAAATTAGTTCGCCAATCAGCGCCTGCATGGTTTAAGGCTGGTGCTTATGTAGTGCATTTGACTGGGGAGCAAGATCCAGATGCGGATAGTCTTCAGCATCCGCAGTACATAACGTTGCCGTTTTACCACAACATGGCAGCGTTGTTGCGACGGGCAAATTTAGCCATTAGCCGTTCTGGTGCAGGTAGCTTGACAGAATTAGCAGTTTGTGGAGTGCCAGCGATTTTGATTCCTTATCCCTTTGCTGCCGAAGACCATCAAACCTACAATGCAGAAGTGTTTACCAAAGCTGGTGCGGCGTTAGCGTTTAAACAATCAGAGTTAACATCTGAGACATTGCAAAATCAGGTTTTGAGTTTGTTACAGTCACCGATAGAATTAGCCAAGATGGCAGAAAAAGCAAAAGCGATCGCAGTTCCCGATAGTGCCGATAAACTGGCCTCTTTAGTGCGTGAAATATTGGAGATGTAA
- a CDS encoding SDR family oxidoreductase encodes MTSLQNQIVLITGASSGIGTACAKIFASAGAKLILAARRLERLQEIADALSKDLATETYLLQLDVRDRSAVESAISTLPPSWSDIDILINNAGLSRGLDKLHAGDFQNWEEMIDTNVKGLLYVTRYVVPGMVSRGRGHVVNLGSTAGHQTYPGGNVYCATKAAVKALSEGLKQDLLGTPIRVTSVDPGMVETEFSEVRFHGDRDRAKQVYQGVKPLTPEDVADVIFFCTTRSPHVNINEVILMPVDQASATLVHRREN; translated from the coding sequence ATGACTTCCTTACAAAATCAAATCGTTTTAATCACTGGTGCAAGTAGTGGTATTGGTACTGCTTGTGCCAAAATTTTTGCTAGCGCTGGTGCTAAACTGATTTTGGCGGCGCGACGACTAGAACGATTGCAGGAAATCGCAGATGCACTCAGTAAAGACTTGGCAACTGAAACTTATTTGTTACAGTTAGATGTGCGCGATCGCTCTGCTGTTGAATCTGCTATCTCTACCCTACCCCCCTCTTGGTCTGACATCGACATCCTCATCAACAACGCTGGACTGAGTCGCGGTTTAGATAAGTTGCACGCAGGCGACTTTCAAAACTGGGAAGAAATGATTGATACCAATGTTAAAGGCTTGCTTTATGTCACCCGCTATGTTGTTCCGGGAATGGTCAGCCGTGGTCGCGGCCATGTGGTAAATCTGGGTTCTACCGCTGGACATCAAACTTATCCTGGTGGTAATGTCTACTGTGCGACTAAAGCTGCTGTCAAAGCGCTTTCTGAAGGTTTAAAACAAGACCTATTGGGTACTCCTATACGTGTGACTTCTGTTGATCCGGGGATGGTGGAAACGGAATTTAGCGAAGTCAGATTTCATGGCGATCGCGATCGCGCCAAACAGGTCTACCAAGGAGTTAAGCCCCTTACCCCAGAAGATGTTGCTGATGTGATCTTTTTTTGTACCACGCGATCGCCTCATGTCAACATTAACGAAGTGATTCTCATGCCCGTTGACCAAGCTAGCGCCACGTTAGTTCATCGGCGAGAAAATTAA
- a CDS encoding DUF1295 domain-containing protein, translating to MQNTANVEKPGVTALTAINTAKVLTIGLLVVFAVIFGIQDLRQVIYLCLHIGYCLWWLLEQWFYPQRRQLFNEPMGVSGFIFVLLFVGIFYTLPGYLAFTNPVPLSMTEAAIALPLYTFGTLINATADVQKLTAKQYGAGLVSDGIWRFSRNINYFGDLLRYLSFSVVAGSPWAYLVPVAVLFASLQRMSQKDQSMSSKYPDYTEYQKSTSRLIPFIW from the coding sequence ATGCAGAATACTGCTAACGTCGAAAAACCCGGGGTGACAGCACTCACAGCCATTAACACAGCCAAAGTTCTCACAATTGGCCTTTTAGTGGTTTTTGCTGTGATCTTCGGCATCCAAGACTTACGACAAGTAATCTATTTGTGTCTTCACATCGGTTATTGTCTCTGGTGGCTACTAGAACAGTGGTTCTATCCCCAGCGACGACAGTTATTTAATGAACCTATGGGGGTTAGTGGGTTCATATTTGTGCTGTTGTTTGTCGGTATTTTTTACACTCTACCAGGATACTTGGCATTTACAAATCCCGTCCCTCTATCCATGACGGAGGCGGCGATCGCACTACCACTATATACTTTTGGTACATTGATTAATGCCACCGCAGATGTCCAAAAACTTACTGCCAAGCAGTATGGTGCAGGACTAGTTAGTGATGGTATCTGGCGCTTCTCCCGCAATATTAATTACTTCGGCGATTTGCTAAGGTATCTAAGTTTTAGTGTAGTGGCTGGTTCACCTTGGGCTTATTTAGTGCCAGTAGCAGTCTTATTTGCCTCACTCCAACGGATGTCCCAAAAAGACCAGTCAATGTCTTCCAAGTATCCAGATTATACTGAGTACCAAAAATCTACCAGCCGCTTGATTCCTTTTATTTGGTAG
- a CDS encoding VOC family protein, whose translation MNLIRFEHINLSCNDIDASKKFYQTLFPDWYVRAEGEFNGSRWIHFGNNQFYLALNDHTGQKRVHQAYENIGINHVGFVIKDGKAIQKLLDAGGIGYYIMTAPETQHRIYVNDPDNNEIELVEYNPEYALK comes from the coding sequence ATGAACTTGATTCGCTTTGAACATATCAACCTTTCTTGCAACGATATAGATGCAAGCAAAAAGTTTTACCAAACTCTTTTTCCTGATTGGTACGTGCGTGCTGAAGGTGAATTTAATGGTAGTCGCTGGATACATTTTGGGAATAACCAATTTTATCTAGCTTTGAATGACCACACTGGTCAAAAGCGAGTACATCAAGCCTACGAAAATATCGGTATTAATCACGTTGGTTTTGTGATTAAAGATGGGAAAGCCATACAAAAATTGCTGGATGCTGGAGGCATAGGATATTACATAATGACAGCGCCAGAAACCCAGCACAGAATTTATGTCAATGACCCAGATAATAACGAAATTGAGTTAGTTGAATATAATCCAGAGTATGCACTCAAATAA
- a CDS encoding tRNA-(ms[2]io[6]A)-hydroxylase, whose translation MLTSALPTINALKQPTSNAWVEQVIANLDMILLDHSHCERKAAGVALNFMFRYPSNTKMVRELTAIAREELEHFELVNQWLERRHIALAPLPPPPYGAGLKAQVRSKEPEKFLDSLLVTGLIEARSHERLGLLAIHCPEPELAKFYRGLMASEARHFGTYWVLADTYFDRDLVMQRLDELAIVESELLANLHPEPRIHS comes from the coding sequence GTGCTTACTTCTGCCTTACCAACTATCAACGCCCTCAAACAACCCACAAGCAATGCCTGGGTGGAACAGGTGATCGCTAACTTAGACATGATTTTACTCGATCATTCCCACTGCGAACGCAAAGCAGCTGGCGTGGCATTGAATTTTATGTTTCGCTACCCTTCTAATACCAAAATGGTTAGGGAATTAACAGCGATCGCCCGTGAAGAACTAGAACACTTTGAGCTAGTCAACCAGTGGCTAGAACGCCGACATATCGCCCTTGCTCCCCTACCACCGCCTCCCTATGGAGCTGGTTTAAAAGCTCAAGTTCGGTCTAAAGAACCCGAAAAATTTCTGGATTCTTTACTCGTCACCGGTTTAATTGAGGCTCGTAGTCATGAAAGACTGGGGCTATTGGCAATACATTGTCCTGAACCAGAATTAGCAAAATTTTATCGTGGTTTAATGGCATCGGAAGCCCGACATTTCGGTACTTATTGGGTTTTGGCTGATACTTATTTTGACCGTGATCTTGTCATGCAACGGCTTGATGAATTAGCAATAGTCGAAAGTGAACTGCTAGCAAATTTGCATCCAGAGCCAAGAATTCATAGTTAG